A single Balaenoptera ricei isolate mBalRic1 chromosome 13, mBalRic1.hap2, whole genome shotgun sequence DNA region contains:
- the KLF11 gene encoding Krueppel-like factor 11 translates to MHTPASAGSGDARAVDIMDICESILERKRHDSERSTCSILEQNDMEAVEALVCMSSWGQRSQKGDLLKIRPLTPVSDSGDVSTIVHVDAATPALPKDFHSLSTLCMTPPQSPDLLEPSTGTVVPSQVTDCKAPMVVAVPPASTGAAGVPSRRSERALPGLKPELPEPAVSPHCRATVTSVICHTGGCPASAHVPTTQTQAHQLSANAGGEAQFLGPVEAVQDAHLTRSVLSVNSASCQPCLHKSSGLRPPDKGQQAGWPVAIQTCSPKNYENDLPRKATPLISVPIPSPPVLCQMIPVTGQSGMLPAFLKPPPQVSAGTVKPILPHAAPVPQPVFVGPSVPQGTVMLVLPQGALPQPATCSSSGMAVGNTKLLPLAPAPVFIASNQNCAPQVDFSRRRNYVCNFPGCQKTYFKSSHLKAHLRTHTGEKPFTCSWDGCDKKFARSDELSRHRRTHTGEKKFVCPVCDRRFMRSDHLTKHARRHMTTKKVPGWQAEVGKLNRIASAENPGSPLVCLPASA, encoded by the exons ATGCACACGCCGGCCTCCGCGGGCTCGGGCGACGCACGCGCG GTTGACATCATGGACATATGCGAGTCAATCCTGGAGAGGAAGCGGCACGACAGCGAGAGGTCTACGTGCAGCATCTTGGAGCAGAACGACATGGAAGCTGTCGAGGCTCTTGTTTGCATGAGCTCCTGGGGTCAGAGATCCCAGAAAGGGGACTTGTTAAAGATAAGACCCCTCACACCTGTCTCTGACTCTGGGGATGTTTCCACCATTGTGCACGTGGACGCAGCCACACCCGCGTTACCAAAGGACTTCCATTCTTTATCAACTCTG tgcatGACTCCTCCTCAGAGCCCTGACCTCCTGGAGCCATCAACAGGGACAGTTGTTCCTTCCCAAGTAACTGATTGCAAAGCACCCATGGTCGTGGCTGTCCCCCCAGCCTCTACTGGGGCAGCCGGAGTACCGAGCAGGAGGTCAGAGAGGGCCCTGCCTGGTTTGAAGCCAGAGCTGCCGGAGCCAGCTGTCAGCCCTCACTGCAGGGCCACGGTGACAAGTGTCATTTGCCACACTGGGGGGTGTCCTGCTTCTGCCCACGTTCCTACCACCCAGACTCAAGCACACCAACTTTCAGCCAACGCGGGAGGAGAAGCGCAGTTTCTGGGGCCTGTTGAAGCTGTGCAGGACGCACACCTCACACGCAGCGTGCTCAGCGTTAACTCAGCGTCCTGTCAGCCTTGTTTGCACAAGTCCAGTGGCCTGAGGCCCCCCGACAAAGGCCAGCAGGCAGGGTGGCCTGTTGCAATTCAGACCTGCTCACCAAAGAATTACGAAAATGACTTGCCAAGGAAAGCCACCCCTCTGATTTCTGTCCCCATTCCTAGTCCCCCTGTCCTTTGCCAAATGATCCCTGTGACTGGACAAAGTGGCATGTTACCAGCTTTTTTGAAGCCACCTCCCCAAGTGTCTGCAGGGACTGTCAAACCCATCTTACCCCACGCTGCTCCAGTGCCCCAGCCTGTGTTTGTGGGACCGTCTGTGCCTCAGGGAACTGTGATGTTGGTTCTGCCCCAGGGGGCCCTCCCGCAGCCTGCCACGTGTTCCTCGAGTGGAATGGCTGTTGGGAATACCAAGTTACTGCCCCTTGCCCCTGCTCCGGTGTTCATCGCATCCAATCAGAACTGCGCCCCTCAGGTAGACTTTTCCCGAAGGAGGAACTATGTTTGCAACTTCCCAGGCTGCCAGAAAACCTACTTCAAAAGTTCCCACCTCAAGGCTCATCTTCGCACTCACACAG GAGAGAAGCCTTTCACCTGTAGCTGGGACGGCTGTGATAAAAAATTTGCTCGTTCAGATGAACTCTCTCGCCACCGCAGAACTCACACTGGGGAGAAGAAGTTTGTATGCCCAGTGTGTGATCGGCGTTTCATGCGCAGCGACCACTTGACAAAGCATGCCCGGCGCCATATGACCACCAAGAAGGTCCCTGGTTGGCAGGCGGAGGTTGGCAAACTGAACAGAATTGCCTCAGCAGAGAACCCTGGGAGCCCACTGGTGTGCCTGCCGGCCTCTGCATGA